In Bos mutus isolate GX-2022 chromosome 2, NWIPB_WYAK_1.1, whole genome shotgun sequence, one DNA window encodes the following:
- the IDH1 gene encoding isocitrate dehydrogenase [NADP] cytoplasmic gives MSQKIQGGSVVEMQGDEMTRIIWELIKEKLIFPYVELDLHSYDLGIENRDATNDQVTKDAAEAIKKYNVGVKCATITPDEKRVEEFKLKQMWKSPNGTIRNILGGTVFREAIICKNIPRLVSGWVKPIIIGRHAYGDQYRATDFVVPGPGKVEISYTPSDGSPKTVYLVHNFTESGGVAMGMYNQDKSIEDFAHSSFQMALSKNWPLYLSTKNTILKKYDGRFKDIFQEIYDKQYKSEFEAQNIWYEHRLIDDMVAQAMKSEGGFIWACKNYDGDVQSDSVAQGYGSLGMMTSVLVCPDGKTVEAEAAHGTVTRHYRMYQKGQETSTNPIASIFAWTRGLAHRAKLDNNKELSFFAKALEEVCIETIEAGFMTKDLAACIKGLPNVQRSDYLNTFEFMDKLGENLQLKLAQAKL, from the exons ATGTCTCAAAAAATCCAAGGCGGGTCTGTGGTAGAGATGCAAGGAGATGAAATGACACGGATCATTTGGGAGTTGATTAAAGAGAAACTCATTTTTCCCTACGTGGAACTGGACCTGCACAg CTACGATTTAGGCATAGAGAATCGCGATGCCACCAACGACCAGGTCACCAAGGACGCTGCAGAAGCTATAAAGAAGTACAACGTTGGTGTCAAGTGTGCCACCATCACCCCCGatgagaagagagtggaggagttcAAGTTGAAACAAATGTGGAAGTCTCCAAATGGCACCATCCGAAATATCCTGGGTGGCACTGTCTTCAGGGAAGCTATTATCTGCAAAAATATACCCCGGCTTGTGAGCGGATGGGTAAAACCCATTATCATAGGTCGTCATGCTTATGGGGATCAA TATAGAGCAACCGATTTTGTTGTGCCGGGGCCTGGAAAAGTAGAGATATCCTACACACCAAGCGATGGATCCCCCAAAACGGTATACCTAGTACATAACTTCACAg AGAGTGGTGGTGTTGCCATGGGGATGTATAATCAAGATAAGTCAATCGAAGATTTTGCGCACAGTTCTTTCCAGATGGCTTTGTCTAAGAACTGGCCTTTGTATCTGAGCACCAAAAACACTATTCTGAAGAAATACGATGGACGTTTTAAAGACATCTTTCAGGAGATATATGACAA GCAGTACAAATCTGAGTTTGAAGCTCAGAATATCTGGTATGAGCACAGGCTCATTGATGACATGGTGGCCCAAGCTATGAAATCGGAGGGGGGCTTCATTTGGGCCTGTAAGAACTATGATGGGGACGTGCAGTCGGACTCCGTGGCCCAAG GTTATGGCTCTCTCGGCATGATGACCAGTGTGCTGGTTTGTCCAGATGGCAAGACAGTAGAAGCAGAGGCTGCCCACGGGACTGTAACCCGTCACTACCGAATGTACCAGAAAGGACAAGAGACATCCACCAATCCCATTG CTTCCATTTTTGCCTGGACCAGAGGCTTAGCCCACAGAGCTAAGCTTGATAACAATAAAGAGCTCAGCTTTTTTGCAAAGGCTTTGGAAGAAGTCTGTATTGAGACCATTGAGGCTGGCTTCATGACCAAGGACTTAGCTGCATGTATTAAAGGTTTACCCAA CGTGCAACGTTCTGACTACTTGAATACATTTGAGTTCATGGATAAACTCGGAGAGAACCTGCAGTTAAAACTAGCCCAGGCCAAACTTTAA